In a single window of the Streptomyces sp. HUAS ZL42 genome:
- the fasR gene encoding fatty acid biosynthesis transcriptional regulator FasR, with product MPEPETSKSATAAQGVHPHAATLKRLEKSSGSLAAQAIARMDETLPWYRAMPPENRSWIGLVAQAGIAAFTEWFRRPDAPQAISTDVFGTAPRELTRAITLRQTVEMVRTTIEVMESAIDEVAAPGDEGVLREALLVYAREIAFATAQVYAQAAEARGAWDARLESLVVNAVLSGEADEGAVSRAAALGWNSPEHVCVVLGTAPDGDSELTVEAIRRAARHAKLQVLTGVLGDRLVVIAGGSDNPLAVAKSLIGPFAAGPVVAGPVVADLLAATRSAQAAAAGLKACSAWQDAPRPVLADDLLPERAIAGDPSAREQLVEEIYRPLEEAGSALLETLSVYLEQASSLEGAARMLFVHPNTVRYRLRRVTDVTGWSPSDVRSAFTLRIALILGRLVDGDLQP from the coding sequence GTGCCCGAACCCGAAACCAGCAAATCCGCAACCGCAGCGCAAGGCGTCCACCCGCACGCCGCGACCCTGAAGCGGCTGGAGAAGTCCTCCGGAAGTCTCGCCGCCCAGGCCATCGCGCGCATGGACGAGACGCTGCCGTGGTACCGGGCCATGCCCCCGGAGAACCGTTCCTGGATCGGTCTCGTGGCCCAGGCCGGTATCGCCGCGTTCACCGAGTGGTTCCGGCGTCCGGATGCCCCGCAGGCCATCTCCACCGATGTGTTCGGGACCGCGCCGCGCGAGCTGACGCGGGCCATCACCCTGCGGCAGACGGTCGAGATGGTGCGTACCACCATCGAGGTCATGGAGAGCGCGATCGACGAGGTCGCGGCTCCCGGTGACGAGGGTGTGCTGCGCGAGGCGCTGCTCGTCTACGCCCGGGAGATCGCCTTCGCGACCGCGCAGGTGTACGCCCAGGCCGCCGAGGCACGCGGTGCCTGGGACGCCCGGCTGGAGTCGCTCGTCGTCAACGCCGTGCTCAGCGGTGAGGCCGACGAGGGGGCGGTGAGCAGGGCCGCCGCGCTGGGGTGGAACTCGCCGGAGCATGTGTGCGTCGTCCTCGGTACCGCGCCCGACGGTGACAGCGAGTTGACGGTCGAGGCCATCCGGCGGGCTGCCCGGCACGCCAAGCTGCAGGTCCTCACCGGGGTGCTCGGGGACCGGCTCGTCGTCATCGCGGGCGGCAGCGACAATCCGCTCGCCGTCGCCAAGTCGCTGATCGGGCCGTTCGCGGCCGGACCGGTGGTCGCGGGGCCCGTCGTAGCCGATCTGCTGGCCGCCACCCGGTCCGCGCAGGCCGCCGCGGCCGGGCTCAAAGCGTGTTCTGCCTGGCAGGACGCCCCTCGCCCGGTGCTTGCGGACGATCTGCTTCCGGAGCGCGCGATCGCGGGTGATCCGAGCGCGCGTGAGCAGTTGGTGGAGGAGATCTACAGACCGCTGGAGGAAGCGGGGTCGGCACTTCTGGAGACGCTCTCCGTCTATCTCGAACAGGCGAGCAGTCTCGAAGGGGCCGCTCGGATGCTCTTCGTTCACCCGAACACCGTGCGCTACCGGCTTCGACGTGTGACTGACGTCACCGGTTGGTCGCCCTCTGATGTACGCTCCGCGTTCACGTTGCGGATCGCGCTGATCCTGGGGCGTCTGGTGGATGGAGATCTTCAGCCCTAG
- a CDS encoding small hydrophobic protein: MAGFGHGTRRYPRSRGRTWSRTGPDRATLGIIGTICAVAGFFVLGIILGPVAIVCGWLAMGRTWSGSRPIPALIAFVLGAIDTLLAIIWLAGAATPGNGMF; this comes from the coding sequence ATGGCGGGCTTCGGACACGGAACGCGCAGGTACCCCCGCTCACGTGGCCGGACGTGGTCACGGACCGGGCCGGATCGCGCGACGCTGGGCATCATCGGCACCATCTGCGCGGTCGCAGGATTCTTCGTCCTGGGCATCATCCTGGGCCCGGTGGCGATCGTCTGCGGCTGGCTCGCCATGGGCCGCACATGGTCGGGCTCCCGCCCGATCCCAGCGCTGATCGCCTTCGTTCTGGGCGCCATCGACACGCTCCTGGCCATCATCTGGTTGGCGGGAGCGGCGACCCCGGGCAACGGAATGTTCTGA
- a CDS encoding pirin family protein — protein MDVRRADERYRGGDPEAGIDTRHAFSFGPHYDPGNLRFGAMIACNEERLAPGAGFDEHPHSHTEIVTWVVEGELTHRDSTGHETLVRAGDVQRLSSAGGVRHVERNDGATPVTFVQMWLAPLTPGGDPSYEIVRGIADSTPYAVPEAGAMFHVRRLSAGERTAVPDAAYVYVHVVRGEVRLDGEQLGPGDAARITDAKDAEAVGVTGAELLMWEMGPV, from the coding sequence ATGGACGTACGGCGCGCCGACGAGCGCTACCGCGGAGGGGACCCGGAGGCCGGGATCGACACCCGTCACGCCTTCTCCTTCGGCCCGCACTACGACCCCGGCAACCTCCGCTTCGGCGCGATGATCGCCTGCAACGAGGAGCGCCTCGCGCCCGGCGCCGGCTTCGACGAGCACCCGCACAGCCACACGGAGATCGTCACGTGGGTGGTCGAGGGCGAGCTGACGCACCGGGACTCGACCGGTCACGAGACGCTGGTACGTGCCGGAGACGTGCAGCGGTTGAGCTCGGCGGGCGGTGTCCGTCACGTGGAACGCAACGACGGCGCCACACCCGTGACCTTCGTCCAGATGTGGCTGGCGCCTCTGACCCCCGGCGGCGACCCGTCGTACGAGATCGTCCGCGGCATCGCCGACTCGACCCCCTACGCGGTCCCCGAGGCGGGCGCGATGTTCCACGTACGCCGCCTGAGCGCGGGCGAGCGGACGGCCGTACCGGACGCGGCGTACGTGTACGTGCACGTGGTGCGTGGTGAGGTGCGGTTGGACGGCGAGCAGTTGGGACCCGGCGACGCGGCACGCATCACGGACGCGAAGGATGCGGAGGCGGTGGGCGTGACGGGGGCGGAGCTGCTGATGTGGGAGATGGGGCCCGTTTAG
- a CDS encoding serine hydrolase domain-containing protein translates to MSLQSLASIENWPVPTAAAGVVRADGTVLGTHGPVGQRFPLASVTKPLAAYAALVAYEEGAIELDEPAGPAGSTVRHLLAHTSGLAFDEHRVTGAPGERRLYSNAGFEELGDHIAKAADIPFAEYLRQAVLEPLGMTSTSLEGSPAKDGVSTVEDLLRFAAEVQAPRLLDPRTMAEAMTVQYPGTKGVLPGYGHQNPNDWGLGFEIRDAKSPHWTGSSSSPRTFGHFGQSGTFLWVDPEASMACVALTDRAFGPWAVEAWPVFTDAVLAEVRS, encoded by the coding sequence ATGTCCTTGCAGAGCCTCGCGTCGATCGAGAACTGGCCGGTTCCCACCGCTGCGGCGGGTGTCGTACGGGCCGACGGCACCGTCCTCGGAACCCACGGGCCGGTCGGGCAGCGCTTCCCGCTGGCCTCGGTCACCAAGCCGCTCGCCGCGTACGCCGCCCTCGTCGCATACGAGGAGGGTGCGATCGAGCTCGACGAGCCGGCCGGGCCGGCGGGGTCGACGGTACGGCATCTGCTCGCGCACACCTCGGGGCTGGCGTTCGACGAGCACCGGGTGACGGGCGCGCCCGGGGAGCGGCGGCTGTACTCCAACGCGGGGTTCGAGGAGCTCGGCGACCACATCGCCAAGGCCGCGGACATTCCCTTCGCCGAGTATCTGCGGCAGGCGGTGCTGGAGCCGCTCGGGATGACGTCGACGTCGCTCGAGGGGTCGCCGGCGAAGGACGGGGTGTCGACGGTCGAGGACTTGCTGCGGTTCGCGGCGGAGGTACAGGCGCCGCGGTTGCTGGATCCGCGGACGATGGCCGAGGCGATGACGGTGCAGTACCCGGGGACCAAGGGGGTGTTGCCGGGGTACGGGCACCAGAATCCGAACGACTGGGGGCTCGGCTTCGAGATCCGGGATGCCAAGTCGCCGCACTGGACGGGGTCTTCGTCATCGCCTCGCACATTCGGGCATTTCGGGCAGTCCGGGACGTTCTTGTGGGTCGACCCGGAGGCGAGCATGGCGTGCGTTGCGCTGACCGATCGGGCGTTCGGGCCGTGGGCAGTCGAGGCGTGGCCGGTGTTCACGGATGCGGTGCTGGCGGAGGTGCGGAGCTGA
- a CDS encoding DUF4429 domain-containing protein yields the protein MSRMGDVLAGFHAAWEFESDSVLIRYERGIRTPKLFQALGERRIPLTALEGVTLTPGKRGTVVLRAEPRPGADPLMEAAAGQLKDGCDPYRLVLPAERDTLAEYYADELRAQLSQSGPTERFLVDAPEVPVSFKAYDGKASFDGKTVRFRWFWTGASSAKWKAGDQSFAVSDLSGVEWRSPEVFEGHLRLLRRDANGGTQPAQADQDPAAVVFGLGYGPVHESLPFAAAVLTAVRSRGASAAVPAAAAPRRDPADIAERIRHLGELHQAGLVTDEEFSVKKAELLAEL from the coding sequence ATGAGCCGCATGGGTGATGTACTGGCCGGATTTCATGCCGCCTGGGAGTTCGAGTCCGACTCCGTGCTCATCCGCTACGAACGGGGGATTCGAACACCCAAGCTCTTCCAGGCGCTCGGGGAACGCAGGATTCCGCTGACGGCTCTCGAGGGGGTGACCCTCACCCCCGGCAAGCGCGGCACCGTGGTGCTGCGCGCGGAGCCCCGCCCCGGAGCCGATCCGCTGATGGAGGCGGCGGCGGGACAGCTCAAGGACGGATGCGATCCGTATCGGCTGGTGCTGCCTGCCGAACGGGACACTCTCGCCGAGTACTACGCCGACGAACTGCGGGCGCAGCTGTCCCAGTCAGGACCGACGGAACGGTTCCTCGTGGACGCGCCGGAGGTCCCGGTGTCGTTCAAGGCGTACGACGGCAAGGCCTCGTTCGACGGGAAGACGGTGCGCTTCCGGTGGTTCTGGACGGGGGCGTCGTCGGCGAAGTGGAAGGCCGGGGACCAGAGCTTCGCCGTCTCCGACCTGAGCGGGGTCGAGTGGCGCTCGCCCGAGGTGTTCGAGGGGCATCTGCGACTGCTGCGCAGGGATGCCAACGGCGGTACGCAGCCTGCGCAGGCCGACCAGGATCCGGCGGCAGTGGTGTTCGGGCTCGGGTACGGGCCCGTTCACGAGTCGCTGCCGTTCGCCGCGGCCGTGCTGACGGCGGTCCGCTCGCGCGGGGCGTCGGCGGCGGTCCCGGCTGCGGCTGCGCCGCGCCGGGATCCCGCGGACATCGCCGAACGGATTCGTCATCTCGGGGAACTGCATCAGGCGGGGCTGGTGACCGACGAGGAGTTCTCCGTGAAGAAGGCGGAGTTGCTGGCGGAGCTCTAG
- a CDS encoding MerR family transcriptional regulator, whose product MTVMETTRTRTDSCAAPPHPHRRPEGQDSYTISEVVAFTGLTAHTLRWYERIGLMPHVDRSHTGQRRYSNRDLDWLDLVGKLRLTGMPVADMVRYAELVREGDHTFGERFELLEATRRDVLSRIAELQDTLAVLDRKISFYSDANRATEVAR is encoded by the coding sequence ATGACGGTGATGGAGACCACGCGTACCAGGACCGACAGCTGTGCCGCCCCGCCGCACCCGCACCGGCGCCCGGAAGGCCAGGACAGTTACACGATCAGTGAGGTCGTCGCCTTTACCGGCCTGACCGCGCACACCCTCCGCTGGTACGAGCGCATCGGCCTGATGCCGCACGTCGACCGCTCGCACACCGGCCAGCGCCGCTACAGCAACCGCGACCTCGACTGGCTCGACCTCGTCGGCAAGCTCCGGCTCACCGGTATGCCGGTCGCCGACATGGTGCGGTACGCGGAACTGGTGCGCGAGGGCGACCACACCTTCGGCGAGCGCTTCGAACTCCTCGAGGCGACCCGCCGTGACGTGCTGTCCCGGATCGCCGAACTCCAGGACACACTCGCGGTCCTGGACCGCAAGATCAGCTTCTACTCGGACGCGAACCGGGCCACCGAGGTGGCACGCTAG
- a CDS encoding GNAT family N-acetyltransferase produces MSLVRRAAPEDAPEVLRLRQVMIDSMASADTDTEWHAQSLPTLRERLAESDGGFAAFVVDHPERPGALAALVAGTVDYRIGKAGNPHGSVGYVFSVATDPDARRRGYARACMETLLDWFREQGASYVNLTASAEAEPLYASLGFARKPDPAMGLTL; encoded by the coding sequence ATGAGTCTCGTACGCCGTGCCGCTCCCGAGGACGCGCCGGAAGTACTGCGTCTGCGTCAGGTGATGATCGATTCGATGGCGTCAGCCGACACGGACACCGAGTGGCATGCGCAGTCCCTGCCCACGCTGCGGGAGCGGCTCGCGGAGTCCGACGGGGGCTTCGCGGCCTTCGTCGTCGACCATCCGGAGCGGCCGGGCGCACTCGCGGCGCTGGTGGCCGGGACGGTCGACTACCGGATCGGGAAGGCGGGCAACCCGCACGGATCGGTCGGCTACGTCTTCAGCGTCGCCACCGACCCGGACGCACGGCGCCGGGGCTATGCGCGCGCCTGCATGGAGACGCTGCTGGACTGGTTCCGCGAGCAGGGGGCCTCGTACGTCAATCTCACGGCGTCCGCGGAGGCCGAGCCCCTGTACGCGTCCCTGGGCTTCGCGCGCAAGCCGGACCCCGCGATGGGGCTGACGCTGTGA
- a CDS encoding alpha/beta hydrolase, with amino-acid sequence MTSFDTSPQLNAWRALLALAVVFVMLTTTGWTALRHHRESTALQASLTDWEHGRMDGRRLPDPHAAPALLARFFASLSTAERTSLARRYPLAVGNMNGAPVELRYRANRTALAQARKTERRRMHDPRLTPAGQQEAGRRMHRFESMMSKDRQILAFDPEGSGRAAEVFGDLGKAERISVVVPGVATDLLTFQRTNRRYSAPVGMAQSLYDAERAASPATRTAVIAWADYTAPDGLGIDSATAMRAESGALRLNSLLRALPGGAPVSMFCHSYGSVVCGVAARGMPRRVVDIAVAGSPGMRVASASRLGTSARVWAMRDADDWVQDVPYLEVGGLGHGEDPVSAAFGARVLSAQDAKGHAGYFEPGTDSLSNFAEIGVGAYRSVRCAHNDDVCRDGLSGTSAAGRA; translated from the coding sequence GTGACTTCCTTCGACACCTCCCCGCAACTCAACGCCTGGCGCGCACTGCTCGCGCTGGCCGTGGTGTTCGTGATGCTGACGACCACCGGATGGACCGCACTGCGCCACCACCGGGAGTCCACCGCTCTCCAGGCTTCGCTCACGGACTGGGAGCACGGCCGTATGGACGGACGCCGGCTGCCGGACCCGCACGCGGCCCCCGCCCTCCTCGCCCGGTTCTTCGCCTCCCTCAGCACCGCCGAGCGCACCTCCCTCGCCCGCCGCTACCCGCTCGCGGTGGGCAACATGAACGGCGCGCCCGTGGAACTGCGCTACCGCGCCAACCGGACCGCGCTCGCGCAGGCACGCAAGACCGAGCGCAGGCGTATGCACGACCCGCGGCTCACGCCGGCCGGGCAGCAGGAGGCGGGCCGCCGCATGCACCGCTTCGAGTCGATGATGAGCAAGGACCGCCAGATCCTCGCCTTCGACCCGGAGGGCAGCGGCCGGGCGGCCGAGGTCTTCGGGGACCTCGGCAAGGCCGAGCGGATCTCGGTCGTCGTCCCCGGCGTCGCCACCGACCTGCTCACCTTCCAGCGCACCAACCGCAGGTACTCGGCGCCCGTCGGCATGGCCCAGTCCCTGTACGACGCCGAGCGCGCGGCGAGCCCCGCCACGCGCACGGCGGTGATCGCCTGGGCCGACTACACGGCACCCGACGGGCTCGGCATCGACTCGGCCACCGCGATGCGCGCCGAGAGCGGTGCCCTGCGGCTGAACTCGCTGCTGCGCGCGCTGCCCGGCGGCGCGCCGGTGTCGATGTTCTGCCACAGCTACGGCTCGGTGGTGTGCGGGGTGGCCGCGCGCGGGATGCCGCGCCGGGTGGTCGACATAGCGGTGGCGGGCAGCCCCGGCATGCGGGTCGCGAGCGCCTCCCGCCTGGGCACGTCCGCCCGGGTGTGGGCGATGCGGGACGCCGACGACTGGGTCCAGGACGTGCCGTACCTGGAGGTCGGCGGCCTCGGCCACGGGGAGGATCCGGTGTCGGCCGCGTTCGGTGCGCGGGTGCTGTCGGCACAGGACGCGAAGGGGCACGCCGGCTACTTCGAGCCGGGTACGGACAGTCTGTCGAACTTCGCCGAGATCGGAGTTGGCGCGTACCGCTCGGTGCGGTGTGCGCACAACGACGACGTGTGCCGGGACGGTTTGTCCGGCACCTCGGCGGCGGGACGCGCGTAG
- a CDS encoding TetR family transcriptional regulator, giving the protein MDTLGSAEVAPLPGLRARKKQRTRDALLRAALELFTTQGYEETTVDEIAEAVEVSQRTFFRYFAGKEEAAFAVQDMTEAQYVEAVRARPRDESPMQAMRHALVEGWDTLSEAVGVVVPVELYLRMYRVIESTPSLLAAHLRRSVETEEKIARVLAEREGLDVDADPRPRLAVAVFGGVIRVTERQWSIGEDFSLDAIRELTTAYLDQVGPALTGSWRTT; this is encoded by the coding sequence ATGGACACGCTGGGGAGCGCGGAGGTCGCCCCGCTGCCGGGGCTGCGCGCCCGCAAGAAGCAGCGCACGCGGGACGCTCTGCTGCGGGCCGCGCTGGAGCTCTTCACCACGCAGGGCTACGAGGAGACGACCGTCGACGAGATCGCCGAGGCCGTCGAGGTCTCGCAGCGCACGTTCTTCCGCTACTTCGCCGGCAAGGAGGAGGCCGCCTTCGCCGTCCAGGACATGACGGAGGCGCAGTATGTGGAGGCGGTACGCGCGAGGCCCCGGGACGAGTCCCCGATGCAGGCGATGCGGCACGCCCTCGTCGAGGGCTGGGACACGCTCAGCGAGGCCGTCGGAGTCGTCGTCCCGGTCGAGCTGTATCTGCGCATGTACCGGGTGATCGAATCGACGCCCTCACTGCTCGCCGCCCATCTGCGCCGCTCCGTGGAGACGGAGGAGAAGATCGCCCGCGTACTGGCCGAGCGTGAAGGGCTCGACGTGGACGCCGACCCGCGCCCGCGCCTGGCGGTGGCGGTCTTCGGCGGGGTGATCAGGGTGACGGAACGGCAGTGGAGCATCGGCGAGGACTTCAGCCTCGACGCGATCCGCGAGCTCACGACCGCATACCTCGACCAGGTGGGACCCGCGCTCACGGGGAGCTGGCGCACGACCTGA
- a CDS encoding potassium channel family protein: MREQTAQARWEQRTQRPLLALAVVFAVAYAVPIVDTSAGRSLTVVCTMIEWVVWGAFAVDYLVRLVLAPDRREFVRTHWLDLCAVVLPLLQPLRLLRLVSTLLLVGRRARMASQIQVTTYVAGAVVGLLMFGSLAVLSVERESPDGNIRTLGDAVWWSFTTMTTVGYGDHAPTTGLGRMIAVGLMLSGIALLGVVTANIAAWFIERFEKDDVEERAQTEAILALTEEVRALRAEVAALQERSPST; this comes from the coding sequence TGCTGGCCCTGGCCGTGGTGTTCGCCGTGGCTTATGCGGTACCGATCGTGGACACGTCGGCCGGGCGGTCGCTGACGGTCGTGTGCACGATGATCGAGTGGGTGGTGTGGGGGGCGTTCGCCGTCGACTATCTGGTGCGGCTGGTACTCGCTCCGGACCGGCGCGAGTTCGTCCGCACGCACTGGCTGGACCTGTGCGCGGTCGTGTTGCCGCTGTTGCAGCCGCTGCGGTTGCTGCGGCTCGTCTCGACGCTGCTGCTGGTGGGGCGGCGGGCGCGGATGGCCTCGCAGATCCAGGTGACGACGTACGTCGCCGGCGCGGTCGTCGGCTTGCTGATGTTCGGGTCGCTGGCCGTGCTGTCGGTGGAGCGGGAGTCGCCGGACGGGAACATCCGGACGCTGGGTGATGCGGTGTGGTGGTCGTTCACGACGATGACGACCGTGGGGTACGGGGACCATGCGCCCACGACCGGGCTGGGGCGGATGATCGCGGTGGGGCTGATGCTGTCCGGGATCGCCCTGCTGGGTGTGGTGACCGCGAACATCGCCGCGTGGTTCATCGAGCGGTTCGAGAAGGACGACGTGGAGGAGCGGGCGCAGACGGAGGCGATTCTGGCGTTGACGGAGGAGGTGCGGGCGCTGCGGGCGGAAGTGGCGGCACTGCAGGAGCGGTCGCCCAGCACCTGA
- a CDS encoding MFS transporter, whose amino-acid sequence MTSQTTIDTTGSGDKAPAAPADAAPSAGLRGHPWFTLVTVAVGVMMVALDGTIVAIANPAIQKDLGATFAQVQWITNGYFLALAVSLITAGKLGDRFGHRQTFLIGVVGFAAASGAIGLSDSIALVVTFRVFQGLFGALLMPAALGLLRATFPAEKLNMAIGIWGMVIGASTAGGPILGGVLVEHVNWQSVFFINVPVGVVALVLGVLILRDHRAALGRSPKDGHSAPRSFDLLGIALLSAAMFCLVWALIKAPTWGWGDGKTWTFIAASVLGFGLFSFWETKVREPLIPLALFRSVPLSAGVVLMVLMAIAFMGGLFFVTFYLQNVHGMSPIDAGLHLLPLTGMMIVGSPLAGVLITKLGPRIPLAGGMAATAIAMYGMSTLETDTGSAVMSLWFALLGLGLAPVMVGATEVIVGNAPMELSGVAGGLQQAAMQIGGSLGTAVLGAVMASKVDGDLPGNWQDAGLPQLTPAQLDQASEAVQVGVPPVAPGTPAEVTAKITDVAHDTFISGMSLASLVAAGVAVVAVLVALLTKRGENAEAGAGAAHI is encoded by the coding sequence ATGACTAGTCAGACCACCATCGACACGACCGGGTCGGGGGACAAGGCACCGGCCGCCCCGGCGGACGCGGCGCCGTCCGCCGGGCTGCGCGGCCACCCCTGGTTCACCCTCGTCACCGTCGCCGTAGGGGTCATGATGGTGGCCCTGGACGGCACCATCGTGGCCATCGCCAACCCGGCCATCCAGAAGGATCTCGGCGCCACCTTCGCCCAGGTCCAGTGGATCACCAACGGCTACTTCCTCGCCCTCGCGGTCTCCCTCATCACCGCAGGCAAGCTCGGCGACCGCTTCGGCCACCGCCAGACCTTCCTCATCGGCGTCGTCGGCTTCGCCGCCGCCTCGGGCGCGATCGGACTGTCCGACAGCATCGCGCTGGTCGTCACCTTCCGTGTGTTCCAGGGACTCTTCGGCGCCCTGCTGATGCCGGCCGCACTGGGTCTGCTGCGCGCCACCTTCCCGGCCGAGAAGCTCAACATGGCCATCGGCATCTGGGGCATGGTCATCGGTGCCTCCACCGCGGGCGGCCCGATCCTCGGCGGCGTCCTCGTCGAGCACGTCAACTGGCAGTCGGTGTTCTTCATCAACGTGCCGGTCGGCGTCGTCGCCCTCGTCCTCGGCGTGCTGATCCTGCGCGACCACCGCGCCGCCCTCGGGCGGAGCCCGAAAGATGGGCACAGCGCCCCGCGCTCCTTCGACCTCCTCGGCATCGCCCTCCTCTCGGCCGCGATGTTCTGCCTGGTCTGGGCCCTGATCAAGGCGCCGACCTGGGGCTGGGGCGACGGCAAGACCTGGACCTTCATAGCCGCGTCCGTCCTGGGCTTCGGCCTCTTCTCCTTCTGGGAGACGAAGGTCAGGGAACCCCTCATCCCCCTGGCGCTGTTCCGCTCGGTCCCGCTGTCGGCGGGTGTCGTCCTGATGGTCCTCATGGCCATCGCCTTCATGGGCGGCCTCTTCTTCGTGACGTTCTATCTCCAGAACGTCCACGGCATGAGCCCGATCGACGCCGGTCTGCACCTGCTCCCGCTCACCGGGATGATGATCGTCGGCTCCCCGCTCGCGGGCGTGCTGATCACCAAGCTGGGCCCGCGCATCCCGCTGGCCGGCGGCATGGCGGCCACCGCGATCGCCATGTACGGCATGTCCACCTTGGAGACGGACACGGGCAGCGCGGTCATGTCGCTCTGGTTCGCCCTGCTGGGCCTCGGCCTCGCCCCGGTGATGGTCGGCGCCACGGAGGTCATCGTCGGCAACGCCCCGATGGAGCTCTCCGGTGTCGCGGGCGGCCTCCAGCAGGCGGCCATGCAGATCGGCGGCAGCCTCGGTACGGCCGTGCTGGGCGCCGTGATGGCCTCCAAGGTCGACGGCGATCTGCCCGGCAACTGGCAGGACGCGGGCCTGCCGCAACTCACCCCGGCCCAGCTGGACCAGGCCTCCGAGGCGGTCCAGGTCGGCGTGCCCCCGGTCGCGCCCGGCACACCGGCCGAGGTCACCGCGAAGATCACCGACGTCGCCCACGACACGTTCATCTCCGGCATGAGTCTGGCGTCCCTGGTGGCAGCGGGCGTGGCGGTGGTGGCGGTCCTGGTCGCCCTGCTGACGAAGCGCGGCGAGAACGCGGAGGCGGGCGCGGGAGCGGCACACATCTGA